Sequence from the Burkholderiaceae bacterium DAT-1 genome:
ATGTCTGCCCGATGCGACTGTGGTAGCCATTATGGAAGCGGGCAAGCGGGTGTTTGAGGGAGCTGGTCCGGTGCAAATGCGGTTTGCGCTGGAGTCGAGTGGCAAAAAGGCGCACTTTATTTGCCGTCTGGAGCGAATACCGAGTGCCGAAGGCGGAGAGTCACATCTGATCGTGCTGGCGCGGGATGCGACTGAATGGTTGCATGAGGATGCCCGCCGTCGAGTGATGGTGGAAACGCTGAACCTCTTGGAAGAGGCCATCGTGGATTTAAGTCCGGATGGTACCCTTGTGCATGCCTCAGCAGCCTGGACAACCTTGCGCAGCGCGGGAGCGGAGACGCCCGAAAGCGATGTGGGCCGCAATTTATTGGAGTTTGTACACGAAGACGAACGTGACTTGCTCAAGCGTTCCCTGCTGGGGGTGGCCGATGGCCGTCCGCTGGTAGTGCAGCGTTTCCGCCTGCTGCGGGGCGATGCTGAACCGTTGTGGCTGGAAGCCCGTCTCATTGCCAGTGTGGACGTGAATGGACAGATTATCAGTCTGCGCGGTGTGTTGCGTGATGTGACCGTGGCTCATCTGCACGAACGCCATATTATGCGGCTGGCGCTGTATGACGGACTCACTGGCCTCCCAAATCGCATGTTGTTGGATGATGTCCTGCATCAGTCGCTCACCCGTGCCAAGCGAAATGGTACTCGGGTGGCGCTTGGCTTTATCGATCTGGATCACTTTAAGCAGATCAACGATGCTTTTGGCCATCACGCGGGTGATCGTGCCTTGATCACGGTCGCGGGTCAGCTGAAAAGCGTCTTGCGGGAAGAAGATATTCTGGCGCGCTGGGGCGGGGACGAATTTGTCGTCTTGATTCCCGATATCGATGATACCGATGTGCTAATGCAGATTGCCGAGCGTCTACGTGAAATTGCCCGAAAAGGTGTGATGATTGATGGTCTGGAAATGCGTCCGACCATTTCCATCGGCATGGCAATTTATCCGGATAATGCGGATACCGGTGAAGCTTTAATGACGGCAGCGGATAGCACCATGTATCACGCTAAGGCCTCCGGACGAAATAATGTTCAGTTTTTCAGTGACGTATTGAATCTGAAAACAATGGGTCGCGAGCATATGGCGATTCAGACCCGTCTGAATCGTGCTGTGCAAGAAAATGAGTTACGCGTCTTTTACCAGCCCATTATCAATGCGCGGACAGGTAAAGTTTCCTCGGTTGAAGCACTGGTGCGCTGGCATGATGTAAGTGGCTGGATTACGCCGCAAGTATTTATTCCGATGGCAGAAAAGTTGGGCCTGATTCAAGAGTTGTCCGAACAGGTTACCGTGCAGGCCATTGCCATGCTGCGCCAATGGCGAGATCGGGGTTTTACTCAGCGACTGGCGCTCAATGTCTCCCGTAATCTACTTTTTTCACCACATTTTGTCCGGAATCTGATCGATCAGGTCACCGAAAATGGATTAGTGCCGGGCGATATCATTATCGAAGTGACAGAAAGCCTTGCACTGACTGATTATGCCCGGCAAACCAGGCATCTTAGCTTGCTTCATGATGCGGGTTTCCTGATCGCGATTGATGATTTCGGCACCGGGTATTCGTCGCTGTCGCAATTGCATGACATGCCAATCGATATGCTGAAAGTCGATTTATCCTTTACCTCGCGACTCAATACCGAGGCCGGACGGCGTATCATGCAGGCCATTGTACAAATGGGGCATGCGCTGGGCTTGGAAGTGGTGGTTGAAGGCGTCGAATCACAGGTTGATGTGGCCTTTCTGCAAGGGCTGGGCGTCGAGAAGATGCAGGGTTTCCACTTTAGTGAGCCTGTTGCGGCCAGCATGTGCGAATTATTTCTAGAACTTGGGGCAGAAGCCGTCGCTATCTAGTCGTCGCGATCCTGTTTCGCGTCGCCCCAATTGATATCGAGCGGAGTACCGAATGCAATCGGCAGACGTAGCGCAGTTTTTACAGAAAAATCCGGATTTTTTCGAAGAATATGCAGACTTGATTGCGGATATTTTTGTGCCGCATCCGCACGGGGGGCGAGCCATTCCACTGGCCGAGCGCCAGATTCTGGCCTTGCGCGAACGGAGTCGCGTATTTGAAAGCAAGCTCGGCGAGTTGCTGCAATTCGGCGAAGAGAACGACCAGATCGGCGACAAAGTGCACCAACTGTCGCTGTCCTTGCTGAATGCACGTGATCTGGCCGCCGTGCTGGGCGTGCTCGAAGATCAGCTGATGACGCATTTCAATGTGCCGCACGTCGCCATCCGTTTGTGGAGCGAAGAGCCGGACGACACGCTTGAGGCCTTTCATGCCGTCAGTGATGAAGTCAAAGTGCTGGCGCAAAGCCTGCCTGAGCCCTACTGTGGCCATTATGTCACCGATGAAGTCGCGACATTCATGGGTGAGGTTGCACCCAGCCTGCGCAGCTGGGCGCAGGTTGCCTTGCGCAGTGATACGCCGTTCGGTTTGCTGATCATGTCATCCGAAGATCCGCAGCGTTTCCATCCGGAAATGGGCACGCTGTATCTGGCGCGTATCGGTGAACTGGCCTCTGCGGCGATTGGTCGCTTTCTGTCGCGCTGATGCCCTGGATAGCACGTATCGAGCAGTGGCTTCAGGCCGAGCATACGCAATCTGAAGCAACGCGCGCAGCCTATCTTGCGGATATGCGCCTCCTGGCAGACCTGATCGCACCGCTCTCGCTGGCACAGGTCGATGCCAGAGTAGCGCGTGGCCTGGTGCGCAAGCTGCATGCACGCGGTGATGATCCGGCCTCCAGTGCGCGACGTCTGTCTGCGTGGCGAGTGTGTTGCCGGTATCTACTGCAATGCGGTGAACTCAGTGCCAACCCCTTTGAAGCTGTGCGCGCGCCCAGGCGTGCACGCAAATTGCCGCATCCGCTTGGTCCGGATGCGACCCAGCAGTTTCTTGATGCGATGCCGGATGACGATACGCTGGCGCTACGAGACCGTGCGGCGTTCGAGTTGATCTACTCGGGTGGATTACGGGTGTCAGAACTTGTCCGGCTCGATCTTGCCGATTTCCACGATGAGCTGCGATTGGTGCAGGTACTTGGCAAAGGAGGCAAGTCGCGCATGGTGCCAGTCGGTGAGCAGGCACGCACAGCTTTGGCCGACTGGCTTGCGGTGCGATCCCTGTTGCCGGGTGCCGGAACGATTGGGGCGGTGTTTTTGTCGCAGCAAGGCGCACGTCTGAGCGTCCGCTCGATACAGGCGCGCCTCGATGCCTGGGGGAAGCAACTGGGTGTGGCTGATCATCTGCATCCACATAAGCTGCGCCACGCCTGTGCCAGTCACTTTCTGCAATCCAGTCAGGATTTGCGTGCCACTCAAGAGTTGCTGGGTCATTCGAGCATCGCCAGTACGCAGGTCTACACCCATCTCGATTTCCAGCATCTCGCCTCGGTGTATGATGCAGCCCATCCACGCGCCCATCGCAACAAGTAATCACCCATCGTATTCACATGACGCCACTCGAACGCATCCTCCAGTCGCAGGGATTCGGTAGCCGCAAGGCCTGCCGCCAGATCATTCAGTCAGGCTGCGTGCAGGTGGAGGATGAAATATGTGATGAGCCCTCTGCCCGGTTTGACTTGAGTGGACTCCGCATTTGTGTGGACGAGATCGATTGGGTGTGTAGTGACACGATCTGCATTGCCCTGAATAAGCCTGTCAATGTTGAATGCTCACGCTCGCCGCAACACCATGCCTCGGTATTCAGCTGTCTGCCGGGCTTTCTCGTCGAGCGAGGCGTGCAGCCTATTGGCCGACTGGATGCCGATACGACTGGACTGCTCTTGCTGACGGATGATGGCGCTCTGAATCACGCTTTAGCCTCACCCAAGCGCCATGTCCCCAAAACCTACCGGGTGACGCTCAAACATGCTGCACATGCCGACATGATTGCAGCGCTGCTGGCTGGTGTGCTGCTACACGATGAAGATGCCCCGCTGGCGGCGTTAAGTGTGCAGCAAACGGGAGCGCTGGAAATCCTGATGACGATAGATCAGGGCAAATATCATCAGGTGAAGCGAATGGTTGCAGCGGCAGGCAATCGCGTAGAAGGCCTGCACCGCGAGGCCATGGGCGGATTGTCTCTGGCCGATTTGCCTGCACTGGCAGCGGGCGAATGGTGTGTACTGAGTGCCGAACAGCTGGCGAAATTGCGGAATTAGCCCTGCACTACGCGAATCACGTCTTCGGCCAGTTTCACTACTTGGCCTGCGCGGATCTTGCATGTTTTGCGCAGCTCGATCTGTCCATCGAC
This genomic interval carries:
- a CDS encoding EAL domain-containing protein, yielding MTSKNLQRAVPHGEHAVLGPAPDYLELLDATSAVLLEPGSESLSRALCAVATAFQAATASLYRSRSAGTRAERLSVWRTSELHDLEVQELKWVDYARYPDLHDALSAGLIVTRSRHELPSDLAEFVDHVRGEQLTCVPLLDDGDLIGFLALIHFDRMRQRHKSEGRLMSNLANYLSLALVKQENQERLHSNEIRLKALVGATEDIVFELDQTGLIINVWSVHPALPPGARPGNALSECLPDATVVAIMEAGKRVFEGAGPVQMRFALESSGKKAHFICRLERIPSAEGGESHLIVLARDATEWLHEDARRRVMVETLNLLEEAIVDLSPDGTLVHASAAWTTLRSAGAETPESDVGRNLLEFVHEDERDLLKRSLLGVADGRPLVVQRFRLLRGDAEPLWLEARLIASVDVNGQIISLRGVLRDVTVAHLHERHIMRLALYDGLTGLPNRMLLDDVLHQSLTRAKRNGTRVALGFIDLDHFKQINDAFGHHAGDRALITVAGQLKSVLREEDILARWGGDEFVVLIPDIDDTDVLMQIAERLREIARKGVMIDGLEMRPTISIGMAIYPDNADTGEALMTAADSTMYHAKASGRNNVQFFSDVLNLKTMGREHMAIQTRLNRAVQENELRVFYQPIINARTGKVSSVEALVRWHDVSGWITPQVFIPMAEKLGLIQELSEQVTVQAIAMLRQWRDRGFTQRLALNVSRNLLFSPHFVRNLIDQVTENGLVPGDIIIEVTESLALTDYARQTRHLSLLHDAGFLIAIDDFGTGYSSLSQLHDMPIDMLKVDLSFTSRLNTEAGRRIMQAIVQMGHALGLEVVVEGVESQVDVAFLQGLGVEKMQGFHFSEPVAASMCELFLELGAEAVAI
- a CDS encoding DUF484 family protein → MQSADVAQFLQKNPDFFEEYADLIADIFVPHPHGGRAIPLAERQILALRERSRVFESKLGELLQFGEENDQIGDKVHQLSLSLLNARDLAAVLGVLEDQLMTHFNVPHVAIRLWSEEPDDTLEAFHAVSDEVKVLAQSLPEPYCGHYVTDEVATFMGEVAPSLRSWAQVALRSDTPFGLLIMSSEDPQRFHPEMGTLYLARIGELASAAIGRFLSR
- a CDS encoding tyrosine recombinase XerC, with the protein product MPWIARIEQWLQAEHTQSEATRAAYLADMRLLADLIAPLSLAQVDARVARGLVRKLHARGDDPASSARRLSAWRVCCRYLLQCGELSANPFEAVRAPRRARKLPHPLGPDATQQFLDAMPDDDTLALRDRAAFELIYSGGLRVSELVRLDLADFHDELRLVQVLGKGGKSRMVPVGEQARTALADWLAVRSLLPGAGTIGAVFLSQQGARLSVRSIQARLDAWGKQLGVADHLHPHKLRHACASHFLQSSQDLRATQELLGHSSIASTQVYTHLDFQHLASVYDAAHPRAHRNK
- a CDS encoding 16S rRNA pseudouridine(516) synthase — protein: MTPLERILQSQGFGSRKACRQIIQSGCVQVEDEICDEPSARFDLSGLRICVDEIDWVCSDTICIALNKPVNVECSRSPQHHASVFSCLPGFLVERGVQPIGRLDADTTGLLLLTDDGALNHALASPKRHVPKTYRVTLKHAAHADMIAALLAGVLLHDEDAPLAALSVQQTGALEILMTIDQGKYHQVKRMVAAAGNRVEGLHREAMGGLSLADLPALAAGEWCVLSAEQLAKLRN